A DNA window from Ranitomeya imitator isolate aRanImi1 chromosome 2, aRanImi1.pri, whole genome shotgun sequence contains the following coding sequences:
- the STYK1 gene encoding tyrosine-protein kinase STYK1 isoform X1, with product MMDDQRVRLPARTLLDCSSTDRLCEVRTYQYEVIVIPVLLVGVTLILVAIILWLRFRGLKSSKKRAKAEYYFQESHRKVNSVINLEDLSLDSVLRTRDPSLLTLEIPCERISKPLKLMGEGRFGPIYRTVLKDTDGRKDRDIVVKQLKGTAEPCEVRAFLQRAAFQAWLGTHSNLVEILGCCTETKPFCTVSECVEPGSLLKFLWDCRRDFVPMDGIVYDITECQIYTIALQTLTALDFLHERKLVHGDVAARNVLIQRDFTIKLTGLGGACDMYTRGNFPARRPAPLKWMSPERLLHLPITEKSDVWSFGILLYEMITLGAPPYPEVPPSSILQHLQRGNIMKRPPNCKQHLYNIMKVCWIWKASDRISVPEVQRKLQSGKKSSNDRTVVQIPELIVPDLYEGVAGTEVVKLESDYTVL from the exons ATGATGGATGACCAACGTGTCCGACTACCTGCACGTACTCTCCTGGACTGCAGTAGCACTGACCGGCTCTGCG AGGTTCGGACGTATCAGTATGAGGTGATTGTGATCCCTGTCCTCCTCGTAGGAGTTACTCTAATTCTAGTTGCCATTATTCTTTGGCTACGATTTCGAGGattaaaatcaagcaaaaaaagagCAAAAG CAGAGTATTACTTCCAGGAGAGCCACAGGAAAGTGAATTCAGTGATCAATTTAGAAGATCTATCACTGGACTCTGTCCTGAGGACACGAGATCCCAGCCTTTTAACACTAGAGATCCCATGTGAGAGGATCAGTAAACCCTTAAAGTTGATGGGTGAAGGAAGGTTTGGTCCAATCTACAGGACGGTTTTAAAAGATACCGATGGAAGGAAAGACAGGGATATTGTTGTCAAGCAACTGAAAG GAACGGCCGAGCCCTGTGAGGTCCGTGCTTTCCTGCAGAGGGCAGCATTTCAAGCATGGTTGGGCACTCACTCTAATTTGGTGGAAATTTTGGGGTGCTGCACTGAAACAAAGCCATTTTGCACGGTGTCGGAGTGCGTAGAGCCGGGGTCGCTCTTAAAGTTTCTCTGGGACTGTCGCAGA GATTTCGTGCCAATGGATGGAATAGTTTACGACATCACCGAGTGCCAAATTTACACAATAGCCCTACAGACCCTGACAGCTCTG GATTTCCTACATGAGCGGAAACTAGTGCATGGAGACGTCGCAGCCCGAAATGTTCTCATCCAGCGCGATTTCACCATAAAACTGACTGGACTGGGTGGAGCATGTGATATGTATACAAGAGGGAACTTTCCTGCTCGACGTCCTGCGCCATTGAAATGGATGTCTCCCGAACGTCTCCTTCACTTACCTATCACAGAGAAGTCTGATGT GTGGTCCTTTGGAATTCTGCTTTATGAGATGATCACTTTGG GTGCTCCTCCTTACCCCGAAGTTCCTCCCTCCAGTATCCTGCAGCACTTACAACGGGGCAACATCATGAAGAGACCACCCAACTGCAAGCAGCATTT ATACAATATTATGAAGGTTTGCTGGATCTGGAAAGCATCAGACCGGATTTCTGTTCCAGAAGTGCAAAGAAAACTTCAATCTGGCAAGAAATCTTCTAACGACAGGACAGTGGTGCAAATCCCTGAGCTGATAGTACCAGATCTGTACGAGGGAGTGGCAGGGACAGAGGTTGTGAAATTGGAGTCTGATTACACTGTCCTCTAA
- the STYK1 gene encoding tyrosine-protein kinase STYK1 isoform X2: MMDDQRVRLPARTLLDCSSTDRLCEVRTYQYEVIVIPVLLVGVTLILVAIILWLRFRGLKSSKKRAKEYYFQESHRKVNSVINLEDLSLDSVLRTRDPSLLTLEIPCERISKPLKLMGEGRFGPIYRTVLKDTDGRKDRDIVVKQLKGTAEPCEVRAFLQRAAFQAWLGTHSNLVEILGCCTETKPFCTVSECVEPGSLLKFLWDCRRDFVPMDGIVYDITECQIYTIALQTLTALDFLHERKLVHGDVAARNVLIQRDFTIKLTGLGGACDMYTRGNFPARRPAPLKWMSPERLLHLPITEKSDVWSFGILLYEMITLGAPPYPEVPPSSILQHLQRGNIMKRPPNCKQHLYNIMKVCWIWKASDRISVPEVQRKLQSGKKSSNDRTVVQIPELIVPDLYEGVAGTEVVKLESDYTVL; encoded by the exons ATGATGGATGACCAACGTGTCCGACTACCTGCACGTACTCTCCTGGACTGCAGTAGCACTGACCGGCTCTGCG AGGTTCGGACGTATCAGTATGAGGTGATTGTGATCCCTGTCCTCCTCGTAGGAGTTACTCTAATTCTAGTTGCCATTATTCTTTGGCTACGATTTCGAGGattaaaatcaagcaaaaaaagagCAAAAG AGTATTACTTCCAGGAGAGCCACAGGAAAGTGAATTCAGTGATCAATTTAGAAGATCTATCACTGGACTCTGTCCTGAGGACACGAGATCCCAGCCTTTTAACACTAGAGATCCCATGTGAGAGGATCAGTAAACCCTTAAAGTTGATGGGTGAAGGAAGGTTTGGTCCAATCTACAGGACGGTTTTAAAAGATACCGATGGAAGGAAAGACAGGGATATTGTTGTCAAGCAACTGAAAG GAACGGCCGAGCCCTGTGAGGTCCGTGCTTTCCTGCAGAGGGCAGCATTTCAAGCATGGTTGGGCACTCACTCTAATTTGGTGGAAATTTTGGGGTGCTGCACTGAAACAAAGCCATTTTGCACGGTGTCGGAGTGCGTAGAGCCGGGGTCGCTCTTAAAGTTTCTCTGGGACTGTCGCAGA GATTTCGTGCCAATGGATGGAATAGTTTACGACATCACCGAGTGCCAAATTTACACAATAGCCCTACAGACCCTGACAGCTCTG GATTTCCTACATGAGCGGAAACTAGTGCATGGAGACGTCGCAGCCCGAAATGTTCTCATCCAGCGCGATTTCACCATAAAACTGACTGGACTGGGTGGAGCATGTGATATGTATACAAGAGGGAACTTTCCTGCTCGACGTCCTGCGCCATTGAAATGGATGTCTCCCGAACGTCTCCTTCACTTACCTATCACAGAGAAGTCTGATGT GTGGTCCTTTGGAATTCTGCTTTATGAGATGATCACTTTGG GTGCTCCTCCTTACCCCGAAGTTCCTCCCTCCAGTATCCTGCAGCACTTACAACGGGGCAACATCATGAAGAGACCACCCAACTGCAAGCAGCATTT ATACAATATTATGAAGGTTTGCTGGATCTGGAAAGCATCAGACCGGATTTCTGTTCCAGAAGTGCAAAGAAAACTTCAATCTGGCAAGAAATCTTCTAACGACAGGACAGTGGTGCAAATCCCTGAGCTGATAGTACCAGATCTGTACGAGGGAGTGGCAGGGACAGAGGTTGTGAAATTGGAGTCTGATTACACTGTCCTCTAA